In one window of Polaromonas naphthalenivorans CJ2 DNA:
- the pilW gene encoding type IV pilus biogenesis/stability protein PilW, whose amino-acid sequence MRSGLRRFWMSACWGAVLLAGCANQQTAEGLGNRTDLITDSDETDQRRRARLRVELATGYFEQGQTKVALDEIKQSLATDPNFVDAYNLRGLVYMRLNDIPLAEDSFRRALALNSRDAGVAHNYGWLLCQQSRYAESFKLFAQAAANPTYTGKAKTLMALGVCQVNAGQLSEAEQSLMHSYELDAGNPVTGYNLSRLLYARGDLTRAQFYIRRLNNSELANAQTLWLGIKTERKLNNQEAVVQLASQLKKRFEQSPEAAAYEKGSFNE is encoded by the coding sequence ATGAGAAGTGGTTTGCGTCGGTTCTGGATGTCCGCCTGCTGGGGGGCTGTGCTGCTTGCAGGCTGCGCGAATCAGCAAACGGCTGAAGGGTTGGGTAACAGGACTGACCTGATCACCGATTCTGATGAAACCGATCAGCGCCGCCGCGCGCGGTTGAGGGTTGAGCTTGCAACCGGCTATTTTGAACAGGGCCAGACCAAAGTTGCCCTGGATGAAATCAAGCAGTCGCTGGCCACCGACCCGAATTTTGTCGATGCCTATAACCTGCGCGGGCTGGTCTATATGCGGCTCAACGACATTCCGCTGGCAGAGGACAGCTTTCGCCGTGCGCTGGCCCTCAATTCGCGCGATGCCGGCGTGGCCCACAACTACGGCTGGCTGCTGTGCCAGCAGTCCCGCTATGCCGAGTCGTTCAAGCTGTTTGCCCAGGCTGCTGCCAATCCGACCTACACCGGAAAAGCCAAAACCCTGATGGCGCTGGGTGTGTGCCAGGTGAATGCGGGACAACTGAGCGAGGCTGAACAAAGCCTGATGCATTCCTACGAGCTGGATGCCGGCAATCCGGTGACGGGCTACAACCTGTCCAGGCTGCTGTATGCGCGCGGTGATTTGACGCGTGCCCAGTTTTATATCCGCCGCCTGAACAACAGCGAACTGGCCAATGCCCAGACGCTCTGGCTGGGTATCAAAACCGAACGAAAACTCAACAATCAGGAAGCCGTGGTGCAATTGGCCAGTCAGCTGAAAAAACGCTTTGAGCAGTCTCCCGAGGCTGCCGCTTATGAAAAGGGCTCATTCAATGAGTAA
- the rlmN gene encoding 23S rRNA (adenine(2503)-C(2))-methyltransferase RlmN has protein sequence MTTNLLDFDLEGLAAFCEQLGQKRFRATQLFRWIHQKGASDFEQMTDLAKSLREKLAVSAHIQGLNVVSRHESADGTIKWLFDVGAGDVIETVFIPETDRGTLCISSQAGCAVGCRFCSTGHQGFSRNLTTGEIISQLWFAEHFLRKHLGRNERVISNVVMMGMGEPLQNYSQLLPALKVMLNDHGYGLSRRRVTVSTSGVVPMIDRLAKDCPVALAVSLHAPQDALRSNLVPLNKKYPIAELLEACTRYQSAAPRDFITFEYCMLDGVNDQPEHARQLVALMKTHAANGLSCKFNLIPFNPFPASGLLRSDMPQVMAFAKILMDAGIITTVRKTRGDDIDAACGQLAGDVQDRTSVDQRMAAQRQGMLGGIKVVVVNGDTA, from the coding sequence ATGACAACCAACCTTCTCGACTTTGATCTGGAAGGCTTGGCTGCCTTTTGCGAACAGCTTGGCCAGAAGCGCTTTCGGGCGACCCAGCTGTTTCGCTGGATTCACCAGAAAGGCGCTTCCGATTTTGAACAGATGACTGATCTGGCAAAGTCGCTGCGCGAAAAGCTGGCCGTCTCGGCCCACATTCAGGGACTCAATGTTGTATCCCGCCACGAGTCGGCTGATGGCACCATCAAATGGCTGTTTGATGTCGGCGCGGGCGACGTCATCGAAACTGTTTTTATCCCCGAAACCGACCGCGGAACACTCTGCATTTCATCCCAGGCGGGTTGCGCCGTGGGCTGCCGGTTTTGCTCGACGGGCCACCAGGGCTTCAGCCGCAATCTGACCACGGGCGAAATCATTTCCCAGTTATGGTTTGCCGAGCATTTCCTGCGCAAGCATCTGGGCCGGAACGAGCGCGTCATTTCCAATGTGGTCATGATGGGCATGGGTGAGCCGCTGCAAAATTATTCCCAACTGCTGCCAGCGCTCAAGGTCATGCTCAATGACCACGGCTATGGCTTGTCGCGGCGCCGGGTCACGGTATCCACATCCGGCGTCGTACCAATGATCGACAGGCTGGCCAAGGACTGTCCGGTAGCGCTTGCCGTCTCGCTGCATGCGCCCCAAGATGCGCTGCGCAGCAACCTGGTGCCGCTGAATAAAAAATACCCGATTGCCGAACTACTGGAAGCCTGCACCCGGTATCAGTCGGCAGCGCCCCGCGACTTCATCACTTTTGAATACTGCATGCTTGATGGCGTTAACGACCAGCCCGAGCATGCGCGCCAGCTGGTGGCGCTAATGAAGACCCATGCCGCCAACGGTTTGTCGTGCAAATTCAATTTGATTCCCTTTAACCCCTTTCCGGCTTCCGGACTGCTGCGTTCAGACATGCCGCAGGTCATGGCGTTTGCCAAAATCCTGATGGATGCGGGCATCATCACCACCGTGCGTAAAACCCGGGGCGACGACATTGATGCGGCTTGCGGCCAGTTGGCTGGCGATGTGCAGGATCGCACCAGTGTGGACCAGCGCATGGCTGCGCAGCGCCAGGGCATGCTGGGCGGCATCAAGGTGGTGGTTGTCAACGGGGATACGGCATGA
- the ndk gene encoding nucleoside-diphosphate kinase has protein sequence MAIERTLSIIKPDAVAKNVIGQIYARFEAAGLKVVAAKMTHLSQGEAEAFYAVHKERPFFKDLVSFMISGPVMIQALEGEGAVLKNRDLMGATDPKKADAGTIRADFADSIDANAVHGSDAVETAREEIAFFFAGMNVYSR, from the coding sequence ATGGCCATCGAACGCACACTCTCCATCATCAAACCTGACGCAGTCGCCAAAAACGTGATTGGCCAAATCTACGCACGTTTTGAAGCCGCCGGCCTGAAGGTCGTCGCCGCCAAGATGACCCACCTGTCGCAAGGCGAGGCGGAAGCTTTTTATGCCGTGCACAAAGAGCGTCCTTTCTTCAAGGATCTGGTCTCGTTCATGATTTCCGGCCCGGTGATGATCCAGGCGCTGGAAGGCGAAGGCGCTGTGCTGAAAAATCGTGACCTAATGGGCGCGACCGACCCGAAGAAAGCTGATGCCGGCACCATTCGCGCCGACTTCGCCGACAGCATCGATGCCAATGCCGTTCATGGCTCCGACGCTGTCGAAACCGCCAGGGAAGAAATCGCTTTCTTCTTTGCGGGCATGAACGTTTACTCGCGTTAA